From Medicago truncatula cultivar Jemalong A17 chromosome 7, MtrunA17r5.0-ANR, whole genome shotgun sequence, a single genomic window includes:
- the LOC11409449 gene encoding putative serine/threonine-protein kinase isoform X2: MICNCFGALNWSKGKGEPAEQLHEQVMKTKSFSYNSLRSATGDFHPSCKIGGGGYGVVYKGVLRDGTQVAIKSLSVESKQGTHEFMTEIAMISNIQHPNLVKLIGFCIEGNHRILVYEFLENNSLTSSLLGSKSKCVPLDWQKRAIICRGTASGLSFLHEEAQPNIVHRDIKASNILLDENFHPKIGDFGLAKLFPDNVTHVSTRVAGTMGYLAPEYALLRQLTKKADVYSFGILMLEIISGKSSSKAAFGDNILVLVEWAWKLKEENRLLELVDSEITDYDENEVYRFLVIALFCTQSGAQHRPTMKQVLQMLSRQVHLNEKALTEPGIYRWNASAKTSGSLNEISSSSQVIKHKKYENRCQTSTQFSGTDIVTEMFPR; encoded by the exons ATGATTTGCAATTGTTTTGGTGCCTTGAATTGGTCTAAAGGGAAAGGTGAACCTGCTGAGCAGCTACATGAACAAG TGATGAAAACTAAAAGCTTTAGCTATAACTCATTGAGATCTGCTACGGGAGATTTTCATCCTTCATGCAAAATTGGTGGAGGAGGGTATGGAGTTGTCTACAAG GGTGTTTTAAGGGATGGTACTCAAGTCGCTATCAAGtctctttctgtagagtctaaACAAGGAACTCACGAATTTATGACAGAAATTGCTATGATATCTAATATACAACATCCAAATCTTGTGAAATTAATCGGCTTCTGTATCGAGGGTAATCATCGAATATTGGTGTATGAGTTTCTCGAGAATAATAGCCTCACAAGTTCTTTATTAG GTTCAAAAAGTAAATGTGTTCCTCTGGATTGGCAAAAAAGGGCTATTATTTGCCGTGGTACAGCTTCGGGTCTAAGCTTTCTTCACGAAGAGGCTCAGCCAAACATTGTTCACAGAGATATCAAAGCCAGCAACATATTGTTGGATGAGAATTTCCATCCAAAAATTGGTGATTTTGGTCTTGCAAAACTTTTCCCTGACAATGTCACACATGTTAGTACTCGAGTTGCCGGAACAAT GGGATATCTTGCGCCAGAATATGCGCTTCTAAGACAGCTTACAAAGAAAGCCGATGTATATAGTTTTGGGATCCTGATGCTTGAAATAATCAGTGGTAAAAGTAGTAGCAAAGCTGCATTTGGAGACAATATTTTGGTTCTGGTCGAATGG GCATGGAAGCTGAAAGAAGAAAACCGGCTTCTGGAACTTGTTGATTCAGAAATAACCGACTATGATGAGAATGAGGTGTATCGGTTCCTTGTGATTGCTCTATTTTGCACCCAATCAGGAGCTCAGCACAGACCAACCATGAAACAAGTTCTACAAATGCTTTCCAGACAAGTTCATCTTAATGAGAAGGCATTGACTGAGCCTGGAATATACAGATGGAATGCTTCCGCAAAGACGAGTGGTTCTTTGAATGAGATTTCATCGTCATCTCAAGTAATCAAgcacaaaaaatatgaaaatcgaTGTCAAACCTCTACGCAATTTAGCGGTACAGATATTGTGACAGAGATGTTTCCTAGATGA
- the LOC11409449 gene encoding cold-responsive protein kinase 1 isoform X3, with protein MSLVVMKTKSFSYNSLRSATGDFHPSCKIGGGGYGVVYKGVLRDGTQVAIKSLSVESKQGTHEFMTEIAMISNIQHPNLVKLIGFCIEGNHRILVYEFLENNSLTSSLLGSKSKCVPLDWQKRAIICRGTASGLSFLHEEAQPNIVHRDIKASNILLDENFHPKIGDFGLAKLFPDNVTHVSTRVAGTMGYLAPEYALLRQLTKKADVYSFGILMLEIISGKSSSKAAFGDNILVLVEWAWKLKEENRLLELVDSEITDYDENEVYRFLVIALFCTQSGAQHRPTMKQVLQMLSRQVHLNEKALTEPGIYRWNASAKTSGSLNEISSSSQVIKHKKYENRCQTSTQFSGTDIVTEMFPR; from the exons ATGTCCTTAGTAG TGATGAAAACTAAAAGCTTTAGCTATAACTCATTGAGATCTGCTACGGGAGATTTTCATCCTTCATGCAAAATTGGTGGAGGAGGGTATGGAGTTGTCTACAAG GGTGTTTTAAGGGATGGTACTCAAGTCGCTATCAAGtctctttctgtagagtctaaACAAGGAACTCACGAATTTATGACAGAAATTGCTATGATATCTAATATACAACATCCAAATCTTGTGAAATTAATCGGCTTCTGTATCGAGGGTAATCATCGAATATTGGTGTATGAGTTTCTCGAGAATAATAGCCTCACAAGTTCTTTATTAG GTTCAAAAAGTAAATGTGTTCCTCTGGATTGGCAAAAAAGGGCTATTATTTGCCGTGGTACAGCTTCGGGTCTAAGCTTTCTTCACGAAGAGGCTCAGCCAAACATTGTTCACAGAGATATCAAAGCCAGCAACATATTGTTGGATGAGAATTTCCATCCAAAAATTGGTGATTTTGGTCTTGCAAAACTTTTCCCTGACAATGTCACACATGTTAGTACTCGAGTTGCCGGAACAAT GGGATATCTTGCGCCAGAATATGCGCTTCTAAGACAGCTTACAAAGAAAGCCGATGTATATAGTTTTGGGATCCTGATGCTTGAAATAATCAGTGGTAAAAGTAGTAGCAAAGCTGCATTTGGAGACAATATTTTGGTTCTGGTCGAATGG GCATGGAAGCTGAAAGAAGAAAACCGGCTTCTGGAACTTGTTGATTCAGAAATAACCGACTATGATGAGAATGAGGTGTATCGGTTCCTTGTGATTGCTCTATTTTGCACCCAATCAGGAGCTCAGCACAGACCAACCATGAAACAAGTTCTACAAATGCTTTCCAGACAAGTTCATCTTAATGAGAAGGCATTGACTGAGCCTGGAATATACAGATGGAATGCTTCCGCAAAGACGAGTGGTTCTTTGAATGAGATTTCATCGTCATCTCAAGTAATCAAgcacaaaaaatatgaaaatcgaTGTCAAACCTCTACGCAATTTAGCGGTACAGATATTGTGACAGAGATGTTTCCTAGATGA
- the LOC11409449 gene encoding putative serine/threonine-protein kinase isoform X1: MICNCFGALNWSKGKGEPAEQLHEQALCLWLTVMKTKSFSYNSLRSATGDFHPSCKIGGGGYGVVYKGVLRDGTQVAIKSLSVESKQGTHEFMTEIAMISNIQHPNLVKLIGFCIEGNHRILVYEFLENNSLTSSLLGSKSKCVPLDWQKRAIICRGTASGLSFLHEEAQPNIVHRDIKASNILLDENFHPKIGDFGLAKLFPDNVTHVSTRVAGTMGYLAPEYALLRQLTKKADVYSFGILMLEIISGKSSSKAAFGDNILVLVEWAWKLKEENRLLELVDSEITDYDENEVYRFLVIALFCTQSGAQHRPTMKQVLQMLSRQVHLNEKALTEPGIYRWNASAKTSGSLNEISSSSQVIKHKKYENRCQTSTQFSGTDIVTEMFPR, translated from the exons ATGATTTGCAATTGTTTTGGTGCCTTGAATTGGTCTAAAGGGAAAGGTGAACCTGCTGAGCAGCTACATGAACAAG CTTTGTGTTTGTGGTTGACAGTGATGAAAACTAAAAGCTTTAGCTATAACTCATTGAGATCTGCTACGGGAGATTTTCATCCTTCATGCAAAATTGGTGGAGGAGGGTATGGAGTTGTCTACAAG GGTGTTTTAAGGGATGGTACTCAAGTCGCTATCAAGtctctttctgtagagtctaaACAAGGAACTCACGAATTTATGACAGAAATTGCTATGATATCTAATATACAACATCCAAATCTTGTGAAATTAATCGGCTTCTGTATCGAGGGTAATCATCGAATATTGGTGTATGAGTTTCTCGAGAATAATAGCCTCACAAGTTCTTTATTAG GTTCAAAAAGTAAATGTGTTCCTCTGGATTGGCAAAAAAGGGCTATTATTTGCCGTGGTACAGCTTCGGGTCTAAGCTTTCTTCACGAAGAGGCTCAGCCAAACATTGTTCACAGAGATATCAAAGCCAGCAACATATTGTTGGATGAGAATTTCCATCCAAAAATTGGTGATTTTGGTCTTGCAAAACTTTTCCCTGACAATGTCACACATGTTAGTACTCGAGTTGCCGGAACAAT GGGATATCTTGCGCCAGAATATGCGCTTCTAAGACAGCTTACAAAGAAAGCCGATGTATATAGTTTTGGGATCCTGATGCTTGAAATAATCAGTGGTAAAAGTAGTAGCAAAGCTGCATTTGGAGACAATATTTTGGTTCTGGTCGAATGG GCATGGAAGCTGAAAGAAGAAAACCGGCTTCTGGAACTTGTTGATTCAGAAATAACCGACTATGATGAGAATGAGGTGTATCGGTTCCTTGTGATTGCTCTATTTTGCACCCAATCAGGAGCTCAGCACAGACCAACCATGAAACAAGTTCTACAAATGCTTTCCAGACAAGTTCATCTTAATGAGAAGGCATTGACTGAGCCTGGAATATACAGATGGAATGCTTCCGCAAAGACGAGTGGTTCTTTGAATGAGATTTCATCGTCATCTCAAGTAATCAAgcacaaaaaatatgaaaatcgaTGTCAAACCTCTACGCAATTTAGCGGTACAGATATTGTGACAGAGATGTTTCCTAGATGA
- the LOC120577061 gene encoding uncharacterized protein: MVDLSQSDLEPRHNPPSHTNARTFKYHSGISFHWSVEEQLALQEVLATFASYSNIKLYAKIATKIPTKTIRDIALRVKWMKEKIVDLAIKSSNSAAQVNILPERVVDHTNQSSDTSAQAILNILPERVVYHANKSSDSAAQEELRMDNDGGISLEAILEAAKALLEHNKQLLSLIDGNLASIETFNSTKFTEHEIKFFGQFLHERQEAFRSKLKEDNMVLFEEIRYNINRVLNATNSKQMPPLSDRLNEMEKSSFLRWINNGLCSQLRI, from the exons ATGGTTGACCTTTCTCAAAGCGATTTGGAACCGAGGCATAACCCACCGTCGCACACCAACGCACGTACATTCAAATACCACTCTGGAATCTCCTTTCATTGGTCCGTGGAAGAACAACTTGCTCTTCAAGAAGTACTTGCTAC GTTTGCCTCATATTCCAACATAAAACTCTATGCAAAGATAGCAACAAAGATACCGACTAAGACAATACGCGACATAGCACTCCGAGTCAAATGGATGAAA gAAAAAATTGTTGATCTTGCAATCAAGTCGTCTAACTCTGCTGCGCAAGTAAACATTCTCCCAGAAAGAGTTGTTGATCATACAAACCAGTCGTCAGACACTTCTGCGCAAGCAATTCTCAACATTCTCCCAGAAAGAGTTGTTTATCATGCAAACAAGTCATCAGATTCTGCTGCGCAAGAAGAGTTAAGGATGGACAATGATGGTGGCATCTCTTTGGAAG CAATTTTAGAGGCCGCAAAGGCACTATTGGAGCACAACAAACAGCTCTTAAGTTTAATCGATGGAAATCTTGCTTCTATTGAGACTTTTAATTCAACGAAG TTCACGGAGCATGAGATCAAATTTTTCGGCCAATTTTTGCATGA ACGGCAGGAAGCCTTTCGAAGTAAACTCAAGGAGGATAACATGGTTCTTTTCGAAGAAATCAGATATAACATCAATAGAGTTTTGAACGC TACGAATAGCAAGCAAATGCCACCTCTTTCTGATCGTCTGAATGAAATGGAGAAGAGTTCCTTCCTTCGATGGATAAATAACGGATTATGTTCACAACTTCGTATCTGA
- the LOC11413620 gene encoding proteoglycan 4 — MVMKERDEELALFLEMRRREKENEKNDLLLLQNSEELDLSNLESNHENSMISKMVSSVPPKKTVVEEFLNSENDKSDYEWLLTPPDTPLFPTLDKESQMPLKSETETHSSRPTALKLRVDNIQIEPSSRSNVVSKHHASMSSFGSSTNGSKRISSSRGPSPATSRSSTPSGRPTLPSTTKSSRPSTPTSRATLTSTKSTAPPVRSSTPTRPTSRASTPTSRPSLTAPKTSQRSATPNIRSSTPSRTFGVSAPPTRPSSTSKARPVVAKNPVQSRGISPSVKSRPWEPSQMPGFTHDAPPNLKKSLPERPASVTRNRPGVPSSRSASVEATSNTKSRRQSNTPSKGRASTGFTHNNHSSLHALSRARFTDGDEDSPVVIGTKMVERVVNMRKLAPPKHDDPCANNNSYGKSSSGSSGFGSTLSKKSLDMAMRHMDIRRSVQGNMRPHVTSIPASSMYSVRSGSSSKSRTMSVSDSPHATSSTASSELSVNNNSISYGSENEKDF; from the exons aTGGTGATGAAGGAAAGAGATGAAGAGCTTGCTTTGTTCCTTGAGATGaggaggagagagaaagagaatgaaAAGAATGACCTTCTACTTCTTCAAAACTCTGAGGAACTTGATTTGTCCAACTTgg AATCTAATCATGAAAACTCTATGATTTCCAAGATGGTATCTTCAGTTCCACCAAAGAAGACTGTGGTTGAAGAGTTCTTGAATTCAGAGAATGATAAGTCTGATTATGAATG GCTTCTTACACCACCTGATACACCACTTTTTCCTACTTTAGACAAGGAGTCACAAATGCCATTGAAGAGTGAAACGGAGACTCACAGTTCTCGTCCAACTGCTTTAAAGCTAAGG GTAGATAATATCCAAATAGAACCTAGTTCAAGAAGCAATGTAGTTTCTAAGCATCATGCATCAATGTCAAGTTTTGGTTCTTCCACTAATGGCAGTAAGAGGATTTCTTCGTCAAGGGGTCCATCTCCAGCTACTTCAAGATCTTCAACTCCATCTGGAAGGCCAACATTACCTTCAACAACGAAATCCTCGAGGCCCTCTACGCCTACCTCGCGGGCCACATTAACTTCTACGAAGTCTACAGCTCCACCAGTGAGATCATCAACTCCCACTAGACCCACTTCGAGGGCCTCAACACCTACTTCAAGGCCTTCCTTGACAGCTCCTAAGACATCTCAAAGATCAGCAACTCCTAATATTCGATCATCAACACCTTCGAGGACATTTGGAGTATCTGCTCCTCCTACTCGACCTTCATCAACATCAAAAGCACGCCCTGTTGTTGCTAAGAATCCGGTGCAGTCACGTGGCATCTCTCCATCAGTAAAATCTAGACCTTGGGAACCCTCACAAATGCCTGGATTTACTCATGACGCTCCTCCAAATTTGAAGAAATCATTGCCAGAAAGACCGGCTTCAGTCACTAGAAATAGGCCTGGAGTTCCGAGTTCGAGATCAGCTTCTGTTGAGGCGACTAGCAATACTAAATCTAGAAGGCAGTCTAATACACCTTCGAAAGGACGTGCTTCAACCGGGTTCACTCACAATAATCATAGCTCATTGCATGCTTTGAGTAGAGCTCGTTTCACCGATGGTGACGAAGATAGCCCTGTTGTAATTGGTACAAAGATGGTCGAAAGAGTAGTAAACATGAGAAAACTTGCACCACCAAAGCATGACGACCCTTGCgccaacaacaattcatatgGCAAATCTTCATCTGGCAGCTCTGGATTCGGAAGTACGCTTTCAAAGAAGTCTTTAGATATGGCAATGAGGCATATG GACATAAGGCGAAGCGTTCAGGGTAATATGCGGCCACATGTGACAAGCATTCCAGCTTCGTCTATGTACAGTGTGAGATCAGGTAGTTCATCAAAGAGCAGAACAATGAGTGTTTCTGATTCGCCACATGCCACAAGCAGCACTGCTAGCTCTGAACTAAGTGTAAATAATAACTCCATATCTTATGGAAGTGAGAATGAAAAAGATTTTTAG